A window of Deltaproteobacteria bacterium genomic DNA:
GGTCTCCGCGCTTTCGGCCACCTGCGCCTGCTGGGCAATGTTATTAAATAGCTCATGATACCAGAGGCTTACTTTATTTACCGGATCTTGCAGGCTGATGTGGAGGACCTTCTGGTCTCTCATCATGGCGTTCAGGGCCAATTGCACCAAAAGGGCCGTTTTCCCTACGCCGACCTGAGCTGCCACGGCGCCCAATCCTCCTTCCGGGATGATGTTCTCGCTATCATATCCCATTACCCGGAAAGGACTCAAAAGCATCAGATTATTCTTCAGCATACGGCTACTCCTATGGTTATTGTTAAGCGGCGCTTTTCTTCCGGGCCGCAACCTCTTCGGCAATCTTTTCCGCAATGGACTGGGGAACCAGCCGGTAATGATCAAACTCCATGGTAAACTGGGCCTTACCCTGCGTAGCTGATCTCAAAATGGTGGAAAATCCGAACATTTCCGCCAGAGGAATCTGTGCTTCGACGACCGTCATGACGCCTTCGTCCTGGGCGCCCACGATCATCCCGCGCCTTTGATTCAACAGCCCCATGGCAGCGCCCTGGAACTCCGTCGGCGTTTCCACCACGACCTTCATGATCGGTTCCTGGACAACCGGCTTGGCCTTCATGTAGCCTTCGCGAAAGCCACCGCGCGCCGCCTGCTGGAAGGCAATATCGGATGAATCAACGGCGTGCGATGCCCCATCGTTAATGACAACCTTGATCCCCGTCACGGGAAATTCGAGTTTCGGCCCCTTGGCCAGGCACTGCCGGAAGCCCTTCTCACAGGCCGCAATAAACTGGGTGGGAATGGAACCGCCATAAACCTTATTTTCAAAAACGAAATCCGCCTCGGAGGTAGGTTCGAGGTAGCCGGCCACGCGGCCGTACTGGCCGGAACCGCCGGTTTGTTTCTTGTGCGTATAGTTAAATTCCGCCCGCTGGGTGATGGTTTCCCGATAGGCCACGCGAGGATTGCCGGTGGTTACCTCGGCCCCGTATTCACGGCGCATGCGCTCCACGTAAACCTCCAGATGCAACTCGCCCATGCCTTCAATGATGGTCTCATTCGTTTCCCCGTCTACATAACTGCGAAACGTGGGGTCTTCTTTGGTAAACCGGTTCAAGGCCTTGGACATGTTGGTCTCCGACTTGTTGTCCTTGGGAACAATGGCGAGCGAAATAACGGGCTTGGGAACAAACATGGAGGTCATGGTATAGTTCACTTCCGGCGAGAGAAAGGTATCTCCGGACGCACATTCAATGCCAAAAAGAGCGCCGATGTAACCGGCGGGAATGGCATCAATCTCTTCCATCTGATCGGCATGCATCCGCGCTAAGCGGCCGATCTTGACCTTCTTGCCGGTGCGGGAGTTGATGATCGTGGCGCCTTTAGCCAGGTGCCCCTGGTAAACGCGGATGTAGGTAAGCTGCCCGTATTGCCCGTCTTCCAGCTTAAAGGCGAGGGCTACCAGCGGCTTATCGGAGTCACTGGCCAGGACTACCTGCGCTTCATTGTTGTCCCTGTCCAAGGCCACATTCTCCACATCGGAAGGGCAGGGAAGCAACAGGTTGACCATATCCAATAGCGGCTGCACGCCTTTGTTCTTGTAAGCAGAGCCCAGCAGCACCGGGGTAAGCTTGCGCGCCAGCGTCCCGTTGCGCACTGCAGTAAGGATCATTGCCACGGTTATTTCTTCCTCCGCCAGGATGGCCTCGGTAAGTTCATCCGAATAAAGGGAGACCGTGTCAATTAATTCTTCTCTTTTGGCCTTTGCCTCGGCCATCATGGCCTCCGGGACGGCCTCAATGCGAACCCTCTCACCGTTTTCCCCGTCAAAGTAATAGGCCTTGAGCGCTACGAGATCAACCACCCCGGTAAAGTCGGTCTCCAGACCAATCGGCAACTGCAAAGCAATGGCATTGTGCCCCAGCTTGGACCGGAGCTGCGCGATGACCCGTTCGGGATTGGCCCCGCTGCGGTCGCATTTATTGATGAAAGCGATGCAGGGAACCTTGTACCTCTTCATCTGCTGATCAACGGTAATTGACTGTGATTGTACGCCGCCCACTGAACATAAAACCAGGATCGCTCCGTCCAGCACCCGCAGGGACCGCTCCACCTCGATCGTGAAGTCAACGTGACCGGGTGTATCAATGATGTTGATTTCATGGCCTAACCATTCACAAAAGGTGGCCGCCGAAGCAATGGTAATGCCACGTTCCTTCTCCAGTTCCATGGAATCCATGGTGGCGCCGACGCCATCCTTGCCCTTGACATCGTGAATGGCATGGATGCGCTTGGTGTAAAAGAGGATGCGCTCCGTAAGGGTGGTTTTACCCGAATCTATGTGGGCGCTGATACCGATATTCCTGACTTTTTTCTCATTGCTGTTCATAATAACTTTTTCCTTCAACCCTTCCTGACTTCTGAACTATTTTGACGATTATAACATAAATAACAAAAACGGGTTAGCGTTATCCGTTAACCCGTTCATTCACTTGGTGGAGCTGACGAGGATCGAACTCGTGACCTCTTGAATGCCATTCAAGCGCTCTCCCAGCTGAGCTACAACCCCAGTTCGCTTGTGTTCCGAATTTGTGCGCCCCTTAACACAGAGCTTCCAGCCTTGTCAACAGAATTTTCTTGACATTTAGCGCTCCCTCTATATAATCCGCCCCGTGCCGGAGTGGTGAAACAGGTAGACGCAGGGGACTCAAAATCCCCCGCTCGCACGGGCATCCCGGTTCGATTCCGGGCTCCGGCACCAGAAGAAAAACGAATACTTGCGGTTTCACAAGCAGTCTGAAAGCCCCTCCCCTTTTTCTTTTATCGGTCATTTTGTCCCGCTCCTGTCCCGCTTTTTTAATTTTAGGCCATAAAAAACCCCGGCCATGATAGCCAGGGGATCGCCTTTTTTTAGTTCATCCGTTGATGCGTACCTATCTCTCTTACAGCACTCCCACGGTCGGACTTGAACCGACAAGTCACACGTTTTACACGGCATACCCCTACGAGTATGGGGTTTTAGGTAACAGAAGAGAGGTGAGAAGAGGTGCAAGTGTAGAAGCAACGTACGAAACGTAGGCTTATCTATCGGGCCTGTCAAGGAAAATCATGATGCTTTTCCGACCATTAACGGGTAAATGAAAACCGGGCAGCTTTTCAGTGCTACCCGGTCGTTTCATCTGATGGCGCCGGCGCCTATCCGTGGGGTATTGTTTCCGGCCCCTGGTTGGCGCGTTTAAATACTACCCAAAGCTTTAAGGCAAAAAGCGGTTTTTTCCCTGATAATATCTGCCAGGGTTTCAAGTGGATTAGTAACGTCTAATATTATGCTATCGTAATCTCCAGCAGCCGCTTGTAAAAGGCCCGCAAGCCCATGAAGCTGAAATAATGCTGATTCAAGTTCACCTTTGGTTTCATCCGATATTTCATTAAAAAGCCCCTCGGTTTTTTCAACTTTCCCGCTCATGCTATCACCTCCTAAAGGTTTTCCGTGTTCGCCAGGATGTCGCCGGCGATCTGTTCGAGAAGGAAAGAAATCCCGTTCACCTCATCGCGGGATAGATCCTTTCCTCCGTCGTCGTGGGCAAAAAACAACCCGGCCACTCCCTGAAGCTTCCACGCACACCTATTTAGATTGTCCGTGACATCGACCTCGACTTTTTCGCTCTGCTCAATTGCTTTTCCCTTTTTCATGCCGTCACCTCCACCGTCTTTACATTTGATTCAAGGCGCCTAAGCACACCCGAGAGGGCGTCACTTGCATCTGTACTTTCTTGAAGGATTTCGCCCAGTATCGTATCCACTCCCATTACAAATAATACCGGATATTCAGGTTCATGCCAACCGTCGCAGCCCGGCGGTATGAAGAAATGATCCTTAATCACGCTTAATTTCCGTCGGTTTTTTTCGATTTTCTCTATTGTATCCAATAAACATTCCATGACATCATTAACCATTTCTGTTTCCTTTTTCATCTTCACACCTCCATAAACAAAAAACCCCTGAGCTTTCTCCCTGGCCATAGGACCAGCTTCCAGCCTCACGGCTGAAAGAAACTCAAGGGTTCTTATTGCTGTTATAGTTTTCATGGGCCTATGGTTTCGAAGAGTTGTTTTGTTAGCTGATAGCACTTATGATATACAGTGTCAAACATTATTTATCATTGCAAAGGACATGCATTTATGAAAAAAAGAAACATGGCAAAAGATGAATATATCGGCTTTCGTACATCGGTAGAAATCAAGCAACTCCTTCAAAAACTCGCTGACGAGGGTTATAGGACCCTGTCGCAAGAATGCGAGATGATCATAATTGAATGGCTGAAAGAGCACGGTCATATCAAACCCAAGAAATAACCCTTAACTGAGGGCTGCCATGGTCAATTACTGAAAGCCCTTCATCAAAGAAAGGATTGAACTATGTTTGTTGCGTCAAATATCTTTTTCAAGTTGCGCGATCTTCATCCAAAGGATACAGAACAATACGAGCATTATGAGGCCATGCGCAGGCTCTCAAGCAATGTGGAGGAGCTTCTCCGGAAACTTGATGCTGTTGAGAGGGTCGTTAATCAACTTCCCAAGAAGTAACAAACTCAATCATTGTTTTTTCCTCCATGAGGGTTCCTCTTATGGGCAACATAGATTTTCCCAAACTCTCACACGATGACGCAATTAAAAGAACCTACGCTCTCCGCCCCGGGTGCGATGAGTATTGTGACGGCATATGCGACTTAGAGCGCCGCAAAAGAGAACGTGAAGACGAAATGCTCACAATGACCGAGACGCTGGTAAAAGAAACCGAAACACTTGTAAAACAAACAGACAAGATGCTCATGATCGCCAAATGGTCGGCGGCGCTGTCTATTATCGCTATCGCCATAACGCTTTGGCAATGGTGGCTAAGATGCTGAGAACGAGTACCGGAACCGCAAAATATAAAACGGCACCCCGCACTATCTTCAAGAACAGGTCGATTTCTTTACCCTGCTTCTCAATTTGTTTATGGATTGCCGAGATTCGCTGTTTGATCTCTGAATAACGTTTCTCTGTATCCATGGAAGGCCTCAGATCCCTTCAAATCTCCCCCAGGGCGCGAAATCTTCCCCGGGACCTACCAAACCCTATCCCCAAAGGGGAGATAACAGCGTACACTCGGCAAAGCGTAAGCCGTCTGGTGCAATTTCAACGGTCTCCTGCCATTGCTCAGAATGCCCACGGCACCCGCTTTTCTTCTTTCTTCTTCGGTTCAGGCGCCTTCCAAGGATTACAATCAAAATCATCCATGACATAAGCCAGGGCCTTGAGCTCGGGGATCTTCAAAATATCCGTTTCGGGGCCAGCATTCCGGACTTTTCCCAATAGCAGCGGGGTCCTGTTGTCACTGTTATTGAAAAAGAGCAGGTTATGATTAGCGATGAAGTTCCTGACGAGCTGAATCAGGAAATTGGTATCCTTGCAGCGGTATGACTTCCAGACAGTCGGGATATTCGGGAAATTCTTTCCGTTGTCCTTCAGGTGTTCGCTTAGCATACGGGAGAAGCTAAGCTCCCCCTCGTCGTCGCCATGGCATATTTCATTAACCCTCTTCCGTCCGCACACCTTTTCAATCTTCTCGAAAAAGGTATGCAGAATTGCAGACTCCCCTTCC
This region includes:
- the fusA gene encoding elongation factor G, whose protein sequence is MNSNEKKVRNIGISAHIDSGKTTLTERILFYTKRIHAIHDVKGKDGVGATMDSMELEKERGITIASAATFCEWLGHEINIIDTPGHVDFTIEVERSLRVLDGAILVLCSVGGVQSQSITVDQQMKRYKVPCIAFINKCDRSGANPERVIAQLRSKLGHNAIALQLPIGLETDFTGVVDLVALKAYYFDGENGERVRIEAVPEAMMAEAKAKREELIDTVSLYSDELTEAILAEEEITVAMILTAVRNGTLARKLTPVLLGSAYKNKGVQPLLDMVNLLLPCPSDVENVALDRDNNEAQVVLASDSDKPLVALAFKLEDGQYGQLTYIRVYQGHLAKGATIINSRTGKKVKIGRLARMHADQMEEIDAIPAGYIGALFGIECASGDTFLSPEVNYTMTSMFVPKPVISLAIVPKDNKSETNMSKALNRFTKEDPTFRSYVDGETNETIIEGMGELHLEVYVERMRREYGAEVTTGNPRVAYRETITQRAEFNYTHKKQTGGSGQYGRVAGYLEPTSEADFVFENKVYGGSIPTQFIAACEKGFRQCLAKGPKLEFPVTGIKVVINDGASHAVDSSDIAFQQAARGGFREGYMKAKPVVQEPIMKVVVETPTEFQGAAMGLLNQRRGMIVGAQDEGVMTVVEAQIPLAEMFGFSTILRSATQGKAQFTMEFDHYRLVPQSIAEKIAEEVAARKKSAA